The following is a genomic window from Methanobacteriaceae archaeon.
TTTTCACCTTTGAGTTGTTCAAAAGTTTTTTCCATTACTTCAATGGCATCTTCCTGGAATCCAGTGCGCAGGAGGATGGAACCACAACATCCTTCATTATCCAGAATTTTATATTTTATTCCAGCTGCATCCAGAATCTTACGGGTATTCCTAGAGATATTTTGAAGTTTATCACGGGCAGTGCAGCCCTGAAAGTAGATAATGATTTTTATCACCTTAGACTCACAAATATTATACAACAAATGGATTTTACATTAGTACTGATAAATTGAATTTATGGATATTTTAATTTAGGGGTTTAGCTTCAGTTTAATTCGGGTTAAGTAATTCATAGAGGAACAGTTTATGAGTCTAGTTGATGTTATTGTTGGAGTTCGAAACGAAGAAAAACATTTGAAAAGATGCATCACCAGTTTACAGGCTCAAACTATTGCAGATATTCAGATATTCGTTGTTGACGGCCAATCTAAGGACCGAACACGCGACATTGTACAGGAAAAAATGAAAGAAGACTCTAGGATTAAACTTTTTGATAATCCAAAGAAGGTTATAAGTTCTGCAAGGAATATTGGAATTAAGGCATCACAGGCTCAATACATTGCTTATCTTGATGGACATTGCTATGTAGATCCAGATTGGCTGGAAACACTCATTTCGAGTTACCAGAAGTATGAAAGGAAGTGTAAAGTTGGTGGTGTGGGCTCCACCTATTCCAGTCCGGATGATGACACTGATTATGGTAAAGTAGTTGCCCAGGTTTTGCGCACATCACTCGGAGGTTTGGGAACAGCCTACAGGAAGGATGAGAAGATTCAAATGGTGGACACAGTAGCATTTGCTCTTTACAAACTTTCCATCATTAGAAATGAAGGAATCTTATATGACGAATTAATGACTCAGTGCGAAGACACTGATTTTAATTATAAGCTGTTAAAAAAAGGTTATGTACTGTTGAAACATCCTGATGCTTTGGTATACCAGTATCGTCGGCCTAACACTCTACAATTTTTAAGACAAATGATTGATTATGGTGAAGGAAGAGCTAAACTAGTGTTGAAATACAAAGAAACATTAAAACTATACCATTTAATTCCAGTTTTGTTGGTTTTCTATCTTTTCATTTCTATAATTAGCTTAATATTAGGTATGATAAGTTTTATACGTACTAAAGAACTGTTTTTCATATTTTTTCCCATTTTAATTTATTTAATAATCATTTTAGCTTATACATTAACTATTTCATTAAAAAATCGTAGTTTAAAATATCT
Proteins encoded in this region:
- a CDS encoding glycosyltransferase, producing MSLVDVIVGVRNEEKHLKRCITSLQAQTIADIQIFVVDGQSKDRTRDIVQEKMKEDSRIKLFDNPKKVISSARNIGIKASQAQYIAYLDGHCYVDPDWLETLISSYQKYERKCKVGGVGSTYSSPDDDTDYGKVVAQVLRTSLGGLGTAYRKDEKIQMVDTVAFALYKLSIIRNEGILYDELMTQCEDTDFNYKLLKKGYVLLKHPDALVYQYRRPNTLQFLRQMIDYGEGRAKLVLKYKETLKLYHLIPVLLVFYLFISIISLILGMISFIRTKELFFIFFPILIYLIIILAYTLTISLKNRSLKYLYAFLIFPAIHIGYGFGVLKGFIMSICK